The window GCTTTCCGGTTTTTCGACGCGGACAACATCGGCCTGACTTAAAGGCAGAAAAGTCGTAAGACCGCCGCCGAGCTTTACCTCGTAGCCTGCCCGAACCAGTTTTGAAATCGTCCCTTCGATAGGCGTATTATTTTCGTAAGCTTCTTTTAAAGCTTTTTGAAGAATTTTCCTATCGGCCTTCAGTTTGGATACGACCAAAGAACCGCTAAAGCCTTCGGTTTTTTCGATAAAAACATTTACCTTATCATTTACCTTAGGTTCTTCATCAAATTCCTCCAAAGGTATATGACCTTCGGATTTTCCGCCTACATCGACAAAAACGGTTCCGTTGTTTACAGCAACAACATAACCTTCTTTAATTGTCCCCGCCTCGGGAGCCTCAAAATTGTTCAAGTACTCCTCTTGTAATTGTGCTTGGATGTTTTTATTGGAGCCGTTTTCAACATCCTTTACCACTTCCATCTTTTCCATAGATAACCCTTTATTGTGTATTTTATCCAGCATTTTCGCATAAACCTCGCTTATAGTCAAGTCCGAAGTATCCAAATAAAAAGCATCGGAAGCAATTTGTAAGCTGCCTTCTTTTTTATTTTTATCAACTTCATCTCTTTCTATAATCGTCTTCTTTATTTCTTCCAAAGACAATTTACTGGTTCCCTGCTCAAAGCGGCGTTTTGCTCTTGATTCCGCGGAAGCGTCAAGATAGAATTTGTAGTCCGCATTAGGAAAGACTACAGTTGTCATATCCCTTCCTTCACAAACAGCCCCTATCTTTTTCGCCTCGCTTCTTATTTTTTCGTTCAAAATTCGGCGGATAGGAACGATTGCGGAAATACGAGCGACAACGGATTCCACCGCATCGCTTCTTAAATATGATTCCACATTTTCACAGCCCAAATACATATTACCGTTTTTATAAAACAGTTCGGTTTTTTCGGCAAAAGAAATCCAGCGCTCTTCATCGGAAATATCGGGAGGCATACCGCCTGAACCGTCGGCAGCTCCGCCTAAGGAACGCAAAACCGCTAAAGCCAAGGCACGATAAAAACTCCCGGTATTCATAAATGTAAGGTTAAATTTTTCGGCAATCATTTTTGCCAAGGTGCTTTTACCGGAACCTGCAGGCCCGTCAATGGCTACTATCATATCCTTATATTATACATTTTTTTCAATATTATGTATATAGTTTTTGCAAAAAAATATAGTATTTTTTTTAAAATTTATTTTTCCGTGAAATATTCATTTTTTTAAAGAAACTTTATATTCAAGGTTAAATCCGTATGCCGGTCTTCTAAAATACTTTTTCCGGCCGAATATTTTGATAAATCAAAATATTTTCTTAAAATGATAAAAATATTTTAAAAATTCGGTAATAAGGGTATTGATTTTTTCGGGGGGGGGGGGGGATATAATAGAAGAAAGTTATACAGACAACATATTCTTATAAAATCTTAAAATATGCACTGTTATTTGCAGGTAATATTTACATAGGGTTTATTCGGTTTTAATATGGGGAATGTTAAATTTTACGCAGTAAATTAAGATAGCGGACAATTTTAAGTAGGAAGGAAAAATGGCTGAAAAATTTTATTGTAAATGGTGCGGACATAGTGCTTCCGATATCCAAAGTTTAACATCTGCTCCCTGTACAAGAAATTCTACGGGAAACTGTCATGTTTTATATGAAGGAAGCGAAAAACAGCAATATACTTGCAAGTACTGCGGCAGAAAGGGTTTTTCTATAAGCACTTTAACTTCCGGAGCCTGTCCGAAAAACCCCGAAGGAAGTAACCACGTTCCGTATGAAGGAGATGAAAAACAGCAATACACTTGCAAGTACTGCGGGCAAAAAGCTTTTTCCATAAAATCTCTTACATCGGGGATTTGTACAAAAAGTCCGCACAAAAGGCATCATCCGGCTTTATAGAAAGTTTTGTTTAATCCGGCTTAAAAATTTTAAAAATTCTTCTATTAATAATACTATAACCTCTATGCAAATACAGACATAGAGGTTAAGGAGTTTTGAAAAACCGGAAAATCGTTCCGTTGTTAAAAGATTTTTTTTAATATCTTTTATCCCGAAATTAAAACACCGGTTATAAGCCTCTTGAAGAATTTCATATAAAAATATAAAATACTTAAGTACATATTTTAATTACCGCTTAATTTATAAAAGGTAAATTCAAGAAGGTTGGAAGTGAAAAAATTAAAAAAAATAAATACAGTTCTTTTTTTTGTTTTAGGGGTTGCAGTACTTAGGCCGCACATAAATTATAATTTACTTTTTGCTCAAGATGCCGTTACGGCTCAACCGTCTTCTTCAGACCGTAAAATAGCCTCCGACGAATTCAGGCGAGGTGTTCAAGCCTATTACCGCGGCACATTTAACGAGGCCGTTATTTTATTTGAAAAAGCTCTGTCGTACCTTCCGGGAGAACCGCTGATTTTAGATTGGTTGGGTAAATCGTACTATAGGACGGGAGTTGAAGGAGCGGCCGCAGTTCAGTGGGAAGCCGCATCGGCTTCAGGATACGGCGGTATGCTTTTAAAAAATAAAATTGAAATTTTAAAAGAGCGTAAAACTCTTATGTCCGATTCTATTGATAACTTAAAGTATGTAGAAGCCGTGGAGTTTTCATCAAAAAACGGAGATGTGGAGTTATTCAGACAGCCGCTTTCGATTGCAGCAATTTCCGACGGCAGTTTTTGGATAACGGCATACGGTTCAAACGAGCTTTTGCATTTTAATGTAAACGGAATTATTTTAGACAGAACAAAGGGGCCGATTCAAGGGTTTGACCGCCCCTTTGATGTAATCGAGTTAAAAAACGGTAATTTGCTGGTTTCCGAATTTGCTTCAAACAGAATTTCTTTATTGGATAAAAACGGAAAATTTTTAAAATATTTCGGACAAACAGGACGCGGCTTGGGCGGCCTTATAGGGCCTCAGTTTTTGGCGGAAGACGAATACGGAAATATCTATGTTTGCGACTTCGGTAATGCAAGAATTGCAGTATTTGCACCGGACGGAGAACCCTTATTCAATTTCGGAGAAAAAGGAGGCCTTTTTTCAGGCTTTATCGCTCCGGCGGGAATTGCAATTATAGACGGCCTCGTATACGTTGCGGACGCTTTAAAAGGTGCCGTTTATATTTTTGATACGGCAGGTAATTATATTCAAGATTTATTACCTGAAAATTCTTTAAAAAAAATAGAAGCATTACGTGCATGGAACGGTAACTTGGTGGCCGCCGCAAATAATAAGGTTTATTTAATCGATACCGGATTTTCGACAATAACCGAATTGGCAAGTTTAGGTAACTTTCCGTCAAAGATTACGGCTGCCGTTCCGGACATAAACGGTAATTTACTTTTAATAGACCATAAAAATCAAAATATAGAAATTACCTCGCGGATTAATGAACTTGCGGGCGGTTTATTTGTACAAATAAAACGTATATTTTCCGACACCTTCCCTAAAATTATAATGGAAGTAAGCGTTCAAAACAGGGACGGAAAACAAATTGTGGGTTTAACGGAAGAAAACTTTATCGTTACGGAAAAAAACCGAATTGCCGCAAACTATACTCTTGACGGTTCGGCATACTTAAACGACACTTGCGATATTGCAATTATCGTAGAACGCTCCCCTTCTTCAATAAAAGAAAAACAGGCAATTGAATCCGCAATTAAAGAAATATCGGAAGCAATGCAGGGTAAGGGTAAAATAACGCTTGTATCGGCAGGAGCTCTGCCCATACTCGAAGGAAAATTCTTTCCGAAAGATTTGGAAACAATACCCAACCGCTTAAAAACGGTGCAATCGCCCGATTGGAAATTCGATTCGGCATTAAGGCTTGCCGCAGGAGAATTGATAAATGCGGAACAAAAACGGGCGGTCATCTTTTTAAGTTTAACGGAACCAAATGCGGATAATTTTAAACAATACAGTCTTAACGACTTGGCATCATATATGACAAACAATAATATCAGGTTTTATGCGGTAAACTTAAAAAAAGAATCTTCAATCCCTGAAACGGCTTATTTAGCAAAAAAGACGGGAGGTAAGACCTTTTATGTTTACGGGGAAAAAGGGTTAAAACCTATAATTACCGATTTATTGGAACAACCTATAGGTACATACCGTCTTTCCTATAATTCAACCCTTCAAACCGACTTCGGCAGGGCTTTTTTACCTGTAGAAGTGGAAGTAAGATTGTTAAACAGGTCGGGAAGAGATGAAACGGGATATTTTGCCCCGCTGGAATAAACTTTACAAGCAAACATAAGTTCAAATCCTGAACGGTTTACTAAGGTTGTTTATTTAATTTCGCCCCTGTCTACGGTAAACTTGTTATTCTCTTTTTTAGCCTGAACTTTTATATCTCCTATCGGTTTCCATTGTACTACAAACGAAACGGTAGGTATCATTTTATAATTTTTATCTTCAGGTTTTTTAACGGGTTTTACCGAGTAAGAAAATTTCATAATCCAATCTTTTAAATAATGCGTTAATTCAAAATCAAGCGATTTTAACTTAAAGGCGGAACGCCGTCTCGCCTTTTCATCCCAAAAATAAAAAGATTCAGCCAAATCCTTTATGACATTTTTTTCACCCGGAATTACAATCGGTAAATTCATTGCATCTTGAAAATATTTTGCAATTGCTTCGTTACGGCTTGTAGAACTGAAACTGAAATCCAAAAATTCGTGTATTTTAAAAGTTATCTTGGGAGAAAACGTAAAATAACTGTCGGTAATTCTGATTAAATTAAAACTGAGAGAAGAAGAAGCGGACAATTGCAGCCTTATTCTGTTTTTCCAAGAATAAAATTCCAAAGGCGATGAAGAATTGGAAAAGTTAAAATTTAACGAATACGGTATAAATTCCTTTTCTTTGGATTTTTCAATCCAGCCGTTTAAAGTATCCAGTTTATAAGGGATTTCTCTTCTCATATTATAAGATGCCGATATATACTTCCAACCCAATGAAACGGCATATACATCATGTTTTTTATCTTCAATATTATAAACATAAGATTGACTTACAAAAATATCATAAGGAAAAGAAAATTTTAATTCCACCTTAAAAGGTTCCCAATTCCATTTTTTTAGTTTAGCGATTTCTTTAGGAGATTTTCCTTTTTTTTCTTTTTCGATATCTTTTTCAAAAAGTTTACTTGAAACGTTCAGTGCCGTGTAAGGAAAATTAAAATTTCCTGCAAAAGAATAGGCTCTTAAAAGAGGAGGTAAATCTATACTTGAAGTTACTAACTGAGTATATTCGTTTAATGTAAAACCCGTACCTATTGTAGCAGCATGCTTAGTAATATATTCTTTTTCCCACTTTGCTTTTTCTTCTTTCCATGCAGGTTTATCATAAGTGCCCGTAAATTTATTTTGAATCAATATTTCGGTAATAGCCCATTCAAAGTAAACGGGTTTAAAAACAGAATTAAAAACAAAGGGACGAACCTTAAAAGAGTTGGAATTTTTTAATGAATAAACATTTAACTTATAATTATTTAATTCCAAATCTTTAAGGAGTCCCTTATCCTTAACCCAAAAATGTTTTTGATAATTCCCCTGTAACTCAAATGAGTTGGATATATCCAAAAGGCCCATGTTATAAGAAAATTTACTTTCAACCGAAGCGGTTCCGTTCAATTTATAATACTTTGAATAAAATTCTTTCCAGTTAATATCAAAAAGTTTGTTCCAACTTTTATGGTCGAAGGTTATATCTTTTTGAAAAAGGCCGCTCAATTTATAATTTAAATCGTAGCTGATAAAATCCAATTCGTTATATGTTTTAACGGGTTCAAGATGAAAAGGCGGAAAAACCGTCTCTACGAAAAGAGGAGGCTCTTCAATTTCCTTTCCGCTTTCGGCACTTTCTTCGCTCTTATTTACAGTATTTTCAGTTTCACCTTTATTTTCGACCCCGCCCGAACCGCCGCCGTTTTCAATTTCCGATTTTAAAGTGTTTCCGAAATTATCGTCAAAGGGATTTTTTATGCCCGTCAAATCCGTTTCTTTGCTTCGGCGTATTCGGTTTTTAAGCATTGAGGTCGAAAAAATAGAACCGCTCATGCCCATTCGCAATTCGGGAACAAAATTTTTAGGGTAAAAAAAAGTTCTTTCTGGAGAATATGATTTTTCTTTCCCGATAAGAGTGCTGTCGGTTTTACTTTCAAAATTAAATCTTCCCGATGCCGCATCAATGGCAATGGAATTTATAAACGGCTGTAAAATTGCAAACGACGGCCTTAAGGAGCTGTCCAATTTCCAAGAAAATCCGTGTACCGTATCCGCATCTTTAGCCTCGGCCAATTTATCCTTATCCAAAAGATACTTAAACCAATTCATATCTTCGCTTCTGTTCATAAAATCCGACCTGAAATACGGGTCCGATAATAGAGGCATACTTAGCGATAAATTAAAAGGCTCTTTTGTCATACTCATTCCGAATTCAAAATCATATCTGAAAGGAACGGTAAGACCGAATAATTTAGCTTTATTTTTATTTATTTTCCCGTTCGAGTCGAATCTTGAAAATTTAACCGTATCGGTATTAGGCCCCGTTACCAATGTGCTTAAGCCGCTAAATTCCGCAGGATAAATCGTATTTGAAAATCCGAAAAGATAGTGAAAATTTATTTCTTTTACGTATCCTTTTTTAGGCATAAATTTTCCGTCAAGCCCCAGCATAAAACCCAAATTTGAATATTTATCCGCAAGAATTTTAAGATGAGAGCCGCCTTCCTCATCGGCAGGTTCATCAAGATTTTTAAAAAATAAGCCTTCAAGTTTTTGTTTTTTTAAACTGTCGCTTTGCATAAAATTGGAAAATGAAGAACCGTCTTCGGCTTTCGGCAAGGGTTTTCTTCCCAGTAAATAGGTAGTTGTCTGAATAAAAGCTCCCTGCCTGTTTTTATAACCGAACACGGGGTGAAACAACATTTCATCTGCCGGATAATAAAAAAAACGGAAGATATAATACGGGTACAATACCTACCGATAAAAAACCGTTTGCAAAAGCCATTTCGTTCCCGGGCAAAAGCCAAATACGGCTTGCACGGATTGACCAAAGAGGCTCGTCATCTTTACTTGTCGTCAAAAGAGCATCTTTAAAAGCTATGGCTCCGCTTTCGTTTTTACCTGCAACTTCCGTATGAATTCTAAAAGGGTCTTTTCCTTTTTTCGTTTCAGCCTGCTCCAGTATTCCGTCTAAAAAAACACCTTCCAATTTTTTAATGTTAAAAAGTAAATATTCGCCTTTAAAAGATTCGCCCGACGAAGAGCCTATTTTTCTTTCATAAAAAACGTTACCGAAAGCGGTAAGAGTTTCGCGGGTTTTATTGTGAATTATTTTATCGGCATTAATTGTAGAAGTGGAGCTTCCGTCAGATACGGAAATAGACACCGAACCGGTAAAAATAACCAGTTCGTCTTTTAAGGGCTCGGAGTTTTTTTTATCTTCATCTTTTTTATTATTATCGGAATCCGCTTCCTCCCGCTCTTTTTTTTCAGGTTTATTTTTTTTCTCGGGTTCTTCGGTAAGAGGAGAACTCAAAACTTTTTTATATTCGGTATACTGTGCGGAATTTATAATTATTTTTTGCCCTTCGGAATATACGGAAGAGGAAAAGAGAATGATTAAACTTGCAAAAATATAAATCCGTTTTTTCATTTTATAAATTTATATAAAACCCGCTTTATGCTTTGCGTTCAAGCATTTCTTTTATATAATATCCCGTGTAGGATTTTTTTACCCTTGCAACTTCTTCGGGAGTTCCTTCCGCAATTATTTCACCGCCGTTTGTGCCTCCTTCAGGACCTAAGTCGATTATTTTATCGGCTTGTAAAATTACATCGAGATTATGCTCAATCATAACTACGGTATTCCCCTGCTCTACAAGTCTTTGAATAACCTGCATAAGCTGTTTAACGTCCGCAAAGTGTAAGCCGGTTGTAGGCTCATCTAAAATATAAAGGGTTTTTCCTGTGGAACGCTTTGCAAGCTCGTTTGCAAGTTTTACACGCTGGGCTTCTCCGCCTGAAAGAGTTAAAGCCGATTGCCCCAGTTTGATGTAGCCCAAACCTACCGATAAAAGAGTTTCAAGTTTACGTGCAATATGAGGAATAGGCGCAAAAAATTCCGCAGCTTCTTCTATAGTCATATCCAAAACGTCCGCAATATTTTTTCCTTTATAGCGGACGTCCAATGTTTCCTTATTAAACCTTTTACCTCGGCACACATCACAAGTTATATAAACGTCCGGTAAAAAATTCATTTCGATTGTAAGAGTTCCGTCTCCCTGACAGTGCTCGCACCTTCCGCCCCGTACATTAAAAGAAAAACGTCCGGACTTATAACCGCGAGCCTTCGATTCGGGCAGGCTTGCAAATAAGTCGCGTATACCGGTAAATACTCCCACGTATGTCGCGGGATTGGAGCGGGGAGTTCTTCCTATAGGACTTTGGTCGATGTTAATTACCTTATCTATATTTTCAAGACCGGTTATTTTTTTATAAGAGCCTTCTTCCAAGGAGCTCCGCATTAAGCGGTTTGAAACGGCAGGATATAAAACATCGGTTAAAAGCGTAGATTTTCCCGAACCCGAAACGCCTGTAATACAGGTAAAGGCTCCGAGGGGAATTGAAACCGAAACGTTTTTTAAATTGTGTTCGGT is drawn from Treponema pedis and contains these coding sequences:
- a CDS encoding LPS-assembly protein LptD; translated protein: MLFHPVFGYKNRQGAFIQTTTYLLGRKPLPKAEDGSSFSNFMQSDSLKKQKLEGLFFKNLDEPADEEGGSHLKILADKYSNLGFMLGLDGKFMPKKGYVKEINFHYLFGFSNTIYPAEFSGLSTLVTGPNTDTVKFSRFDSNGKINKNKAKLFGLTVPFRYDFEFGMSMTKEPFNLSLSMPLLSDPYFRSDFMNRSEDMNWFKYLLDKDKLAEAKDADTVHGFSWKLDSSLRPSFAILQPFINSIAIDAASGRFNFESKTDSTLIGKEKSYSPERTFFYPKNFVPELRMGMSGSIFSTSMLKNRIRRSKETDLTGIKNPFDDNFGNTLKSEIENGGGSGGVENKGETENTVNKSEESAESGKEIEEPPLFVETVFPPFHLEPVKTYNELDFISYDLNYKLSGLFQKDITFDHKSWNKLFDINWKEFYSKYYKLNGTASVESKFSYNMGLLDISNSFELQGNYQKHFWVKDKGLLKDLELNNYKLNVYSLKNSNSFKVRPFVFNSVFKPVYFEWAITEILIQNKFTGTYDKPAWKEEKAKWEKEYITKHAATIGTGFTLNEYTQLVTSSIDLPPLLRAYSFAGNFNFPYTALNVSSKLFEKDIEKEKKGKSPKEIAKLKKWNWEPFKVELKFSFPYDIFVSQSYVYNIEDKKHDVYAVSLGWKYISASYNMRREIPYKLDTLNGWIEKSKEKEFIPYSLNFNFSNSSSPLEFYSWKNRIRLQLSASSSLSFNLIRITDSYFTFSPKITFKIHEFLDFSFSSTSRNEAIAKYFQDAMNLPIVIPGEKNVIKDLAESFYFWDEKARRRSAFKLKSLDFELTHYLKDWIMKFSYSVKPVKKPEDKNYKMIPTVSFVVQWKPIGDIKVQAKKENNKFTVDRGEIK
- a CDS encoding LPS-assembly protein LptD gives rise to the protein MKKRIYIFASLIILFSSSVYSEGQKIIINSAQYTEYKKVLSSPLTEEPEKKNKPEKKEREEADSDNNKKDEDKKNSEPLKDELVIFTGSVSISVSDGSSTSTINADKIIHNKTRETLTAFGNVFYERKIGSSSGESFKGEYLLFNIKKLEGVFLDGILEQAETKKGKDPFRIHTEVAGKNESGAIAFKDALLTTSKDDEPLWSIRASRIWLLPGNEMAFANGFLSVGIVPVLYLPFFLLSGR